One window of Nostoc sp. C052 genomic DNA carries:
- a CDS encoding phosphodiester glycosidase family protein, translating to MPNCYQSGISDRKFFRATVSPILLTVLCLITTYPINAQESPKTTKSTPKLISQSSAPPITGSVSSGNQISLNGRTLPGTWLQQPGKSGQMTTHLSDGAFRQLIGINFLNSSNSAKQPIQWFSSVTTPQVLAARLLGAYRYLDITNFAQISGWQIQANGNTLVIATPKTQITNIVQSQEPPEASAPLQQTRILVDLDRPTPWQVAQGSAIAKPQTPSSDPDTPTPKSTTPPNREWIVTLDGIADPVLIERHTPKPPAAPPTLLPNLLKQLLPTTPTQPIPSPPEPLIQKVEVLKNQTIISLSVPFGLLPQVSTVANPNRLIIDIRPDPLEERDITWAPGLRWRQHYVNLGTERFPVVWLEVNPRKFGLTLKPMWASPDGLAGTAPLIQTAQRYLAVAGINGGYFNRNNRLPLGAIRRDNQWLSGPILNRGAIAWNDSGQFYFGRLTLEETLIAANDQRLPILFLNSGYIQSGIARYTPAWGSTYTPLTDNEIILVVQKNQITQQLPGGKVSGTAVPIPLDGYLLTLRANATSAASQLPIGSTVSISSATTPVDFSRYPYIIGAGPLLVQNRQVVLDAKSEKFSNAFIAEKAIRSGICTTTTGTLMITATHNRVGGYGPNLAEHAQLMQLMGCVDALNLDGGSSTSLYLGGQLLDRSPSTAARVHNGIGIFLQPRK from the coding sequence ATGCCGAATTGTTACCAATCAGGGATTAGCGATCGCAAATTTTTTCGAGCTACTGTGTCACCAATACTTTTGACAGTACTGTGCTTAATTACTACCTATCCTATCAACGCCCAGGAGTCACCAAAAACCACCAAATCAACACCTAAGCTAATCTCACAGTCATCGGCACCTCCAATAACAGGTTCGGTATCCTCTGGCAATCAAATTTCCCTCAATGGTCGTACTTTACCAGGAACTTGGTTGCAACAACCTGGAAAATCTGGTCAGATGACAACTCATCTCAGTGATGGAGCATTCAGGCAATTAATTGGAATAAATTTCTTAAACAGTAGTAATTCAGCGAAGCAACCAATACAGTGGTTTTCGTCGGTGACAACGCCACAGGTATTAGCCGCTAGGCTACTAGGAGCATATCGCTATCTGGATATTACTAATTTTGCTCAAATATCGGGATGGCAAATTCAAGCGAATGGTAACACTTTGGTGATTGCTACCCCTAAAACACAAATCACAAATATTGTTCAGAGTCAGGAACCTCCAGAGGCGAGTGCGCCTTTGCAACAGACTCGGATACTTGTCGATTTAGATCGTCCCACTCCCTGGCAAGTTGCACAAGGTTCTGCGATCGCCAAACCGCAAACTCCATCTTCCGATCCAGATACGCCAACCCCAAAATCCACCACACCGCCAAATCGAGAGTGGATAGTTACCCTGGATGGAATAGCCGATCCCGTTTTGATAGAACGCCATACCCCGAAGCCACCAGCAGCACCACCAACATTACTGCCAAATCTGCTCAAACAATTATTACCAACTACACCAACACAACCAATACCATCACCCCCTGAACCACTGATTCAAAAAGTGGAGGTGCTGAAAAACCAAACGATTATTAGTTTGAGCGTTCCCTTTGGTCTATTGCCTCAAGTTAGTACTGTCGCTAACCCCAATCGCCTGATTATCGATATTCGACCCGATCCTTTAGAAGAGCGGGATATTACTTGGGCCCCAGGATTGCGCTGGCGACAGCATTATGTAAACTTGGGCACAGAACGCTTTCCGGTGGTCTGGCTAGAAGTTAATCCCCGTAAATTTGGGCTAACCTTGAAACCGATGTGGGCTAGTCCTGATGGGCTTGCGGGTACTGCTCCCTTGATTCAAACAGCCCAACGTTACTTAGCTGTCGCTGGAATTAATGGTGGTTATTTTAACCGTAACAACCGATTGCCATTGGGTGCGATTCGTCGAGATAATCAGTGGTTATCAGGCCCCATTTTGAATCGAGGTGCGATCGCTTGGAATGATTCAGGCCAATTTTACTTTGGTCGTCTCACCTTAGAAGAAACTTTAATCGCAGCAAATGACCAGCGCCTACCAATTCTGTTTCTCAACAGCGGTTACATCCAGAGTGGCATTGCTCGTTATACTCCAGCTTGGGGATCAACTTACACGCCCCTGACGGATAACGAAATTATTTTAGTGGTACAGAAAAACCAAATTACTCAACAGTTACCAGGCGGCAAAGTTAGTGGTACAGCAGTTCCCATTCCCCTGGATGGCTACCTGCTAACCTTACGCGCTAACGCTACTAGTGCTGCCTCCCAGCTACCTATTGGAAGCACAGTCAGCATTTCCAGCGCCACTACTCCAGTTGATTTTAGTCGTTATCCCTACATTATCGGGGCAGGACCGCTATTAGTCCAAAATCGTCAAGTTGTCCTTGATGCCAAAAGCGAAAAATTCAGCAATGCCTTTATTGCCGAAAAAGCTATTCGTAGCGGTATTTGCACAACGACAACAGGCACACTAATGATTACTGCTACCCATAATCGTGTCGGCGGTTATGGGCCTAATTTGGCAGAACACGCCCAATTGATGCAACTCATGGGCTGTGTAGATGCCCTAAATTTGGACGGCGGTAGTTCTACCAGCCTTTATTTAGGAGGGCAACTACTCGATCGATCGCCTAGTACAGCTGCTCGTGTTCACAACGGAATTGGTATTTTTCTACAACCACGAAAATGA
- the rpsG gene encoding 30S ribosomal protein S7, with translation MSRRGVIQRRPVPSDSVYNSRLVSMIIRRIMRHGKKSLAARIVYDALKTIEERTGAGALETFERAVRNATPLVEVKARRVGGATYQVPMEVRTERGTTLALRWLVQYSRSRPGRTMASKLANELMDAANETGNAIRKREETHRMAEANKAFAHYRY, from the coding sequence ATGTCTCGTCGTGGTGTTATTCAAAGGCGCCCAGTTCCGTCTGACTCTGTATATAACAGTCGCCTTGTCAGCATGATTATCAGACGGATTATGCGTCATGGCAAGAAATCGCTTGCCGCACGCATTGTTTATGATGCCTTAAAAACTATTGAAGAACGCACTGGTGCTGGTGCCTTAGAAACTTTTGAAAGAGCAGTGCGAAATGCCACGCCTTTAGTAGAAGTAAAGGCTCGGCGAGTTGGTGGAGCAACCTACCAAGTACCAATGGAAGTGCGGACAGAACGGGGTACTACCCTAGCACTGCGTTGGTTAGTGCAATATTCTCGCTCAAGACCAGGCCGGACAATGGCCAGCAAATTGGCAAATGAGTTAATGGATGCTGCTAACGAAACTGGCAATGCCATTCGCAAACGTGAAGAAACACACCGGATGGCGGAAGCTAACAAAGCATTTGCCCACTATCGTTACTAA
- a CDS encoding iron-sulfur cluster assembly accessory protein translates to MIHLSQAAVSEIGRIKSKQQPNVLFRLAVKPGGCSGLFYDMSFDEAIKVGDQVFDLDEIQVVIDATTLNYLNGLRVDYSEDLMGGGFRFHNPQAIATCGCGNSFSLSH, encoded by the coding sequence ATGATTCATCTGAGTCAAGCAGCCGTGAGTGAAATTGGGCGCATAAAGTCCAAACAACAGCCAAATGTCTTGTTTCGATTGGCAGTAAAACCAGGTGGTTGTTCCGGGTTATTTTATGATATGTCCTTCGATGAAGCAATAAAAGTTGGCGACCAGGTTTTCGACTTGGATGAAATTCAAGTAGTTATAGATGCCACAACCTTAAATTACCTCAACGGTTTGAGGGTGGATTATTCAGAAGACTTAATGGGTGGTGGTTTTCGCTTCCACAATCCCCAGGCGATCGCGACCTGTGGCTGTGGCAATTCCTTTTCCTTAAGTCATTAG
- a CDS encoding cupin domain-containing protein, protein MARYQETTQTETLHLPPAITSRGVAATELRPWGAFTVLEEGRGYKIKRIEVKPGHRLSLQMHHHRSEHWIVVSGTARVVCGEKEVLLSNNESTYVPQCTSHRLENPGVIPLVLIEVQNGEYLGEDDIIRYQDDYARTKD, encoded by the coding sequence ATGGCTCGATATCAAGAAACTACACAGACTGAAACTCTACACCTACCTCCAGCCATCACTTCTAGGGGCGTTGCTGCAACTGAATTACGTCCTTGGGGTGCTTTTACAGTTTTGGAAGAAGGGCGCGGATACAAAATTAAGCGCATCGAAGTTAAGCCCGGACACCGCCTCAGTCTACAAATGCACCATCACCGCAGTGAACATTGGATTGTTGTCTCTGGTACAGCTAGAGTAGTTTGTGGCGAGAAAGAAGTCCTACTGAGCAATAATGAGTCAACTTATGTACCCCAATGTACATCTCATCGTTTAGAGAATCCTGGCGTTATCCCCTTGGTGTTGATTGAAGTCCAAAATGGCGAATACTTGGGAGAAGATGATATTATCCGCTACCAAGATGACTATGCTCGTACCAAAGATTAA
- the rpsL gene encoding 30S ribosomal protein S12, giving the protein MPTIQQLIRTEREQARQKTKSPALKQCPQRRGVCTRVYTTTPKKPNSALRKVARVRLTSGFEVTAYIPGIGHNLQEHSVVMIRGGRVKDLPGVRYHIIRGTLDTAGVKDRKQGRSKYGTKRPKEAKK; this is encoded by the coding sequence ATGCCAACAATACAGCAGCTAATACGAACTGAGCGCGAACAAGCGCGTCAGAAAACCAAGTCCCCTGCTCTGAAGCAATGCCCCCAACGTCGGGGAGTTTGTACCAGAGTATACACGACCACACCAAAAAAGCCTAACTCAGCCCTACGCAAAGTAGCAAGAGTCAGACTTACCTCTGGATTTGAAGTTACAGCTTACATTCCAGGCATTGGTCACAACTTACAAGAACACTCAGTTGTGATGATTCGTGGCGGTCGGGTTAAGGATCTACCAGGCGTGAGATACCACATTATCCGTGGCACCTTAGATACAGCCGGAGTCAAAGACCGCAAGCAAGGCCGTTCCAAGTATGGAACCAAGCGGCCTAAAGAAGCGAAAAAATAG
- a CDS encoding polysaccharide deacetylase family protein, translating to MENNKSFLWPEGILIALLALGGVFSLAFMMLLRPNASEAQSRQSINIKDVTANVGTQQRIEKLKAAMLTSWQQQAQTKGLAYPIPSSFQGATIESAKLTQGEKVIALTFDDGPWPETTEQVLDILKSNNIKGTFFVVGQNLKNFPEIGKQIVAQGHVIANHTWHHWYHFFNQEAAAFEIDRTTDLIYQITGAKTNLFRPPGGNLHNGLAAYAKGQKYTVVMWSADSTDYKLPAVPKLINNVIKDSKPGGIVLMHDGGGNRSRTVQALPEIISNFRKQGYRFVTIPELLEIQDKEQKLLANKKQ from the coding sequence GTGGAAAATAATAAGTCGTTTCTGTGGCCAGAAGGAATATTAATTGCGCTGCTTGCCTTAGGTGGTGTTTTTAGTCTTGCTTTCATGATGCTTCTAAGACCAAATGCTTCAGAGGCTCAGAGTAGACAAAGTATAAATATCAAAGATGTAACTGCAAACGTAGGAACTCAGCAGCGCATTGAGAAATTAAAAGCGGCGATGCTTACAAGTTGGCAGCAACAAGCACAAACAAAGGGTCTAGCCTACCCTATACCATCAAGCTTTCAAGGGGCAACAATTGAATCCGCAAAACTCACTCAAGGCGAGAAAGTAATTGCTCTCACATTTGATGATGGCCCTTGGCCTGAAACTACAGAGCAAGTATTAGATATCCTGAAATCCAATAATATCAAAGGAACGTTTTTTGTCGTTGGGCAGAATTTAAAAAATTTTCCAGAGATAGGAAAGCAGATTGTCGCTCAAGGTCACGTCATAGCCAATCATACTTGGCATCACTGGTATCACTTCTTTAATCAAGAAGCAGCAGCTTTTGAAATAGACCGCACAACAGACCTAATTTATCAAATTACAGGTGCTAAAACAAATCTCTTCCGACCACCAGGCGGCAACCTGCACAATGGATTAGCTGCTTATGCTAAAGGTCAAAAGTATACTGTGGTAATGTGGTCGGCTGACTCTACGGACTACAAATTACCAGCTGTACCAAAGTTGATAAATAACGTAATTAAAGATTCAAAACCTGGTGGAATTGTGCTGATGCATGATGGTGGCGGGAACCGTTCTAGAACTGTGCAAGCTTTACCAGAAATTATTAGCAACTTTAGAAAGCAAGGCTACCGCTTTGTTACTATTCCAGAACTTTTAGAAATTCAGGATAAAGAGCAAAAGTTACTTGCTAACAAAAAGCAATAA
- the gltB gene encoding glutamate synthase large subunit, whose protein sequence is MNNQPMNQDQKITVDINSRDTYQGQKWLVEERDACGVGFIAHRQNHTSHEIVKKALAALTCLEHRGGCSADRDSGDGAGVLTAIPWELFQQDFAQRGKEFPSTDNIAVGMIFLPQDQEAAQKARATVEQVAAEEKLIVLGWRVVPVQSDLLGVQARENQPQIEQVLLASVDKSGDELERQLYITRRRISKIATKISEEFYICSLSSRTIVYKGMVRSAVLGNFYDDLKNPAYKSAFAVYHRRFSTNTMPKWPLAQPMRLLGHNGEINTLLGNINWMMAREAGLNHSVWNNRIQELKPLVHIDNSDSATLDNVVELLVCSGRTPLEALMIMVPEAYQNQPSLREYPEIVDFYEYYSGLQEAWDGPALLVFSDGKKVGATLDRNGLRPARYLITKDDYIVVASEAGVVDFPEADIVEKGRLGPGQMIAVDLENQEVLKNWDIKGRIAKQHPYGEWLQQYRQELKEIVSSQSSNGNGNGHLAAENGNGHSTTDKIDKQTLLQRQTAFGYTIEDVEMVIHPMAIAGSEPTFSMGDDIPLAVLSEKPHLLYDYFKQRFAQVTNPAIDPLREKLVMSLKVELGERGNLLEPKPEYARRLKLESPLLTDDELEAIKLSGFATAELSTLFAIANGPEGLKAAVESLQAQAAESVRAGARILILSDGVNDSINTEYTYIPPLLAVGAVHHHLIREGLRMKTSLIVNTAQCWSTHHFACLIGYGAGAVCPYMALDTVRDWWSDPKTQKLMGVQKIPTLTLEQALGNYRKSVESGLLKILSKMGISLLSSYQAAQIFEAIGIGGDLIQLGFRGTTSRIGGLSVSELADEVLSFHSQAFPELTTTKLENLGFVQYRPGGEYHSNNPEMVKALHKALDGNDYNHYEVYKKHLQGRPVTALRDLLDFQGDRPSVPLEEVESVYEIVKRFCTGGMSLGALSREAHETLAIAMNRIGGKSNSGEGGEDPVRYTVLDDVDESGHSPTLPHLKGLRNGDRAYSAIKQVASGRFGVTPEYLVNAKQIEIKIAQGAKPGEGGQLPGPKVSQYIAMLRRSKAGVTLISPPPHHDIYSIEDLAQLIFDLHQINPKAKVSVKLVSEVGIGTIAAGVAKANADIIQISGHDGGTGASPLSSIKHAGSPWELGLSEVHRVLMENSLRDRVILRVDGGLKSGWDVVIGALMGGEEFGFGSIAMIAEGCIMARVCHLNTCPKGVATQKEELRKRFTGIPEQVVNFFYFIAEEVRSLLARLGYRSLSEIIGRADLLKLRPEAKLTKTRSLNLDCLLHLPNSKDNRSWLVHEEVHSNGVVLDDKFLADAEIQAAIRDQSTVTKTYPIVNTDRTVGTRLAGAIASQYGDSGFEGQINLNFTGSVGQSFGAFNLPGIILNLEGEANDYVGKGMHGGEIIIKPPTAATYNASQNVIVGNTCLYGATGGVLFANGLAGERFAVRNSKGVAVIEGAGDHCCEYMTGGVIVVLGKVGRNVAAGMTGGLAYFLDEEDSFRELVNPEIVKIQRVITEVGAKQLQELIQNHAERTGSPKAKKILQNWQEFLPKFWQLVPPSEADSPEANPEKTTTEFSLVTSSH, encoded by the coding sequence ATGAATAATCAACCGATGAATCAAGACCAGAAAATCACAGTGGATATCAACTCAAGAGATACCTATCAGGGGCAAAAGTGGTTAGTAGAGGAACGAGATGCCTGTGGTGTAGGTTTTATTGCTCATCGTCAGAATCATACCAGCCACGAAATTGTCAAAAAAGCTTTAGCTGCTTTAACCTGCTTAGAACATCGGGGAGGTTGTAGCGCCGATCGAGACTCTGGTGATGGTGCAGGAGTGTTGACAGCAATACCTTGGGAGTTGTTCCAACAAGACTTTGCCCAAAGGGGGAAGGAATTTCCATCCACCGATAATATAGCTGTGGGGATGATATTTCTCCCACAAGACCAAGAAGCAGCACAAAAAGCTAGGGCAACTGTTGAGCAAGTAGCTGCTGAAGAAAAATTGATTGTATTGGGTTGGCGAGTAGTGCCAGTGCAATCTGATTTACTGGGGGTACAAGCAAGAGAAAATCAACCCCAAATTGAACAAGTTTTGTTAGCTTCTGTTGACAAAAGCGGCGATGAATTGGAACGGCAGTTGTATATTACCCGCCGCCGAATTAGTAAAATTGCAACCAAAATCTCAGAAGAATTTTATATCTGCTCGTTATCAAGCCGGACAATTGTCTACAAAGGCATGGTGCGTTCTGCCGTTTTGGGCAACTTTTATGACGATTTAAAAAATCCAGCTTACAAAAGTGCCTTTGCTGTCTATCATCGCCGCTTTAGTACCAATACGATGCCCAAGTGGCCCCTCGCCCAACCGATGCGGCTTTTAGGTCACAACGGCGAAATCAATACCTTATTGGGTAACATCAACTGGATGATGGCACGAGAAGCTGGCTTGAATCATTCAGTGTGGAATAATCGCATCCAGGAACTCAAGCCACTAGTTCATATCGATAACAGCGATTCAGCTACCCTGGATAACGTAGTGGAATTGCTGGTTTGTTCTGGACGCACCCCCTTGGAAGCTTTAATGATTATGGTTCCAGAGGCTTACCAAAATCAGCCTTCTTTACGTGAATATCCAGAAATTGTTGATTTCTATGAATATTACAGTGGTTTGCAAGAAGCGTGGGATGGGCCAGCACTTTTAGTATTCAGCGATGGTAAAAAAGTTGGTGCAACTCTAGATCGTAATGGTTTAAGACCTGCTCGTTACTTGATCACCAAAGATGATTACATTGTTGTAGCTTCGGAAGCTGGTGTCGTGGACTTCCCAGAAGCCGATATTGTCGAGAAAGGTAGACTCGGCCCAGGGCAAATGATTGCTGTGGATTTAGAAAATCAGGAAGTGCTGAAGAATTGGGATATTAAGGGGCGCATCGCCAAGCAGCACCCTTATGGAGAATGGCTGCAACAGTACCGTCAAGAACTCAAAGAAATTGTCAGTAGTCAGTCGTCAAATGGAAATGGAAATGGACATCTGGCTGCTGAGAATGGTAACGGGCATAGTACAACTGACAAAATTGATAAGCAAACCTTACTTCAGCGTCAAACTGCCTTTGGCTACACCATAGAAGATGTGGAAATGGTGATTCATCCAATGGCGATCGCAGGTTCGGAACCAACTTTCAGTATGGGTGATGATATTCCTTTAGCGGTGCTGTCAGAAAAGCCTCACCTGCTTTATGACTATTTTAAACAGCGCTTTGCTCAGGTGACGAACCCCGCGATCGATCCCCTGCGGGAAAAGCTAGTCATGTCTCTGAAAGTCGAACTAGGTGAACGGGGTAACTTATTAGAACCCAAGCCAGAATATGCCCGGAGATTGAAACTTGAATCGCCACTGTTGACTGATGATGAATTAGAGGCGATTAAGCTGTCAGGATTCGCCACAGCTGAGTTATCAACCCTATTTGCGATCGCCAATGGCCCAGAAGGATTGAAAGCTGCTGTGGAGTCTTTACAAGCACAAGCCGCTGAGTCAGTCCGGGCAGGTGCAAGGATTTTAATATTAAGCGATGGTGTCAATGACAGTATCAACACAGAATATACCTACATTCCTCCCTTATTAGCAGTAGGTGCGGTGCATCACCACCTGATTCGGGAAGGGCTGCGAATGAAAACATCCCTGATTGTCAATACTGCTCAATGCTGGAGTACCCATCACTTTGCTTGTCTGATTGGCTATGGTGCTGGTGCAGTTTGCCCTTATATGGCTTTAGATACGGTGCGTGACTGGTGGTCTGATCCCAAAACTCAAAAGTTAATGGGTGTGCAAAAAATTCCCACCCTCACCCTCGAACAAGCTTTAGGAAACTATCGCAAATCAGTGGAATCAGGTTTGCTAAAAATTCTCTCCAAAATGGGAATTTCTCTGCTCTCCAGCTATCAAGCAGCCCAAATCTTTGAAGCTATTGGCATCGGTGGAGATTTAATCCAATTGGGATTCCGTGGTACGACTTCCCGCATCGGTGGTTTGAGTGTGAGTGAACTAGCTGATGAAGTGCTTTCCTTCCATAGCCAGGCTTTCCCAGAACTGACGACCACGAAGTTAGAAAACCTGGGCTTTGTGCAATACCGTCCTGGTGGCGAATACCATAGCAATAACCCAGAAATGGTGAAGGCGCTGCATAAAGCCCTAGATGGCAACGACTACAACCACTACGAAGTTTACAAAAAGCACCTCCAAGGTAGACCAGTAACAGCCTTGCGGGATTTACTGGATTTCCAAGGCGATCGCCCTTCAGTTCCTCTAGAAGAAGTGGAATCGGTATATGAAATAGTCAAACGCTTCTGCACCGGAGGCATGTCTTTAGGCGCTTTGTCAAGAGAAGCTCATGAAACTTTAGCGATCGCCATGAACCGCATCGGCGGTAAATCCAATTCTGGAGAAGGCGGCGAAGATCCAGTACGCTATACAGTTCTAGATGATGTAGACGAGTCTGGTCACTCGCCAACCCTACCTCATTTAAAAGGATTGCGTAATGGCGATCGAGCTTATAGTGCTATTAAGCAAGTTGCATCAGGACGCTTTGGTGTCACGCCGGAGTACCTCGTCAACGCCAAACAAATTGAAATCAAAATTGCCCAAGGTGCTAAACCTGGGGAAGGTGGACAACTGCCAGGGCCAAAGGTGAGCCAATACATTGCGATGTTAAGGCGCTCTAAAGCAGGCGTGACGCTGATATCGCCACCACCACACCATGATATCTATTCAATTGAAGACCTAGCGCAACTGATTTTTGATCTGCACCAAATTAATCCCAAAGCAAAGGTGTCAGTGAAGCTAGTTTCAGAAGTTGGCATTGGCACGATCGCCGCTGGTGTAGCTAAGGCCAACGCTGATATCATTCAGATTTCCGGTCATGATGGTGGTACAGGTGCATCGCCACTTAGCTCGATTAAACATGCTGGTTCACCGTGGGAACTCGGATTAAGTGAAGTGCATCGGGTTTTGATGGAAAATAGCCTGCGCGATCGCGTGATCTTACGCGTAGATGGTGGACTCAAGAGTGGCTGGGATGTGGTAATAGGTGCATTGATGGGTGGTGAAGAATTTGGTTTCGGCTCCATTGCCATGATTGCTGAAGGCTGTATCATGGCGCGAGTTTGCCACCTGAATACCTGCCCGAAGGGTGTTGCTACTCAGAAAGAAGAACTCCGTAAACGGTTTACGGGAATACCCGAACAAGTTGTCAACTTCTTCTACTTCATAGCCGAAGAAGTGCGTAGTTTGTTAGCCCGACTTGGCTACCGTTCTTTATCAGAAATCATTGGGCGTGCAGATTTGTTAAAACTGCGCCCAGAAGCAAAACTCACCAAAACGCGATCGCTGAATCTCGACTGTTTACTTCATTTACCAAATAGCAAAGACAATCGTAGCTGGTTGGTGCATGAAGAAGTCCACAGCAACGGCGTGGTTTTAGATGACAAGTTTCTTGCCGATGCCGAAATTCAGGCTGCCATTAGGGATCAGTCTACTGTTACTAAGACTTACCCGATTGTCAATACTGACAGAACAGTAGGCACAAGATTAGCGGGTGCGATCGCTTCTCAATACGGTGACAGTGGCTTTGAAGGACAAATTAATCTCAACTTCACAGGTAGTGTTGGGCAAAGTTTTGGTGCTTTCAACCTCCCAGGCATAATTCTCAACCTAGAAGGAGAAGCAAACGACTACGTAGGTAAAGGGATGCATGGTGGTGAAATCATCATCAAACCTCCAACTGCTGCCACCTATAACGCATCACAAAATGTGATAGTTGGCAATACCTGCCTCTATGGTGCTACAGGTGGCGTGTTATTTGCCAACGGACTAGCAGGAGAACGCTTTGCTGTCAGAAACTCCAAAGGCGTAGCAGTAATTGAAGGTGCTGGGGATCACTGCTGTGAATACATGACTGGTGGTGTGATTGTCGTCCTTGGCAAAGTAGGACGTAACGTAGCTGCTGGAATGACTGGAGGACTGGCATACTTCTTGGATGAAGAGGACTCATTTCGGGAGTTAGTCAACCCAGAAATTGTCAAAATTCAGCGGGTGATTACAGAAGTAGGTGCTAAACAACTGCAAGAGTTAATCCAAAATCATGCAGAACGAACTGGTTCACCAAAGGCGAAGAAAATTCTGCAAAACTGGCAAGAATTTTTGCCGAAATTCTGGCAATTGGTTCCACCTTCTGAAGCTGATAGTCCAGAAGCTAATCCTGAAAAGACAACAACTGAGTTCAGTTTAGTGACTAGTAGTCATTAA